Part of the Anopheles coluzzii chromosome 3, AcolN3, whole genome shotgun sequence genome is shown below.
GCAAGAATTAGAAACATAGAAACGAGCGCGAGTGCAATTTTTAGTAAGAATTCAACGATGGAACAGCCGATCGAACCCGATGTAGAGGTTACCTTTACAATGCCTAGCTTTAATTTATCCACCGATCCGACGGCCGAAGCGGATGCAAAGCAACCACAACCAACATCGATTCCTGCAACGACAAACGCAACGATTCCAGCAACCGGTGGTGGCAACGCAAATGTCGCAGTACCTGCCACTCCAAAGCGAAGAGGCAGCGCAGTGAAAGAGCACACATCCGATTCTAAATTACAGAAACTAGAAGAGAAGGCCACCAAGGCTCAGGAGGCCTATGAGAAGGAAGAGAAGCTGCGCAAGGAGCTGGAGGCCCTCAACAGCAAGCTGCTGGCTGAGAAGACCGCTCTCTTGGACTCGCTGTCCGGTGAGAAGGGTGCCCTCCAGGAATACCAGGAGAAGGCCGCCAAGCTGACCGCCCAGAAGAACGACCTGGAGAACCAGCTGCGCGTAAGTATCCCGTGTTATGGTGGAAGTGCTTACAACTATAGGGCGATCTTTGCAAAGATCGTCTTTGTGTCGTTCGCCCGCCCGCCAGCGGATGCTGCGTTTGCTCACTATACTTACTATTACTGTGTTGTTTCGTGCGCGGTTCTATCGTTCTACAGGACACCCAGGAGCGCCTGGCCCAGGAAGAGGATGCCCGCAACCAGCTCTTCCAGACCAAGAAGAAGTTGGAGCAGGAAATCGGCAGCCAGAAGAAGGATGCTGAGGACCTGGAACTGCAGATCCAGAAGATTGAGCAGGACAAGGCCTCGAAGGATCACCAGATCCGCAACTTGAATGATGAGATCGCCCACCAGGATGAGCTCATCAACAAGCTGAACAAGGAGAAGAAGATGCAGGGTGAGGTCAACCAGAAGACCGCCGAAGAGCTGCAGGCCGCCGAAGACAAGGTGAACCACCTGAACAAGGTGAAGGCCAAGCTGGAGCAGACTCTGGATGAGCTGGAGGACTCGCTTGAGCGCGAGAAGAAGCTGCGCGGTGACGTCGAGAAGGCTAAGCGCAAGGTTGAGGGTGACCTCAAGCTGACCCAGGAGGCTGTTGCCGATCTGGAGCGCAACAAGAAGGAGCTGGAGCAGACCGTCCTGCGCAAGGATAAGGAGATCTCCGCCCTGTCTGCCAAGCTGGAAGACGAGCAGTCGCTGGTTGgcaagctgcagaagcagatCAAGGAACTGCAGGCTCGCATTGAGGAGCTCGAGGAGGAAGTCGAGGCCGAGCGTCAGGCCCGCGCCAAGGCTGAGAAGCAGCGTGCTGATCTGGCCCGCGAGCTCGAGGAGCTGGGCGAGCGTCTGGAGGAGGCTGGCGGTGCCACCTCGGCCCAGATTGAGCTGAACAAGAAGCGTGAGGCTGAGCTGGCTAAGCTGCGCCGCGATCTGGAGGAAGCCAACATCCAGCATGAGGGCACTCTGGCTAACCTGCGCAAGAAGCACAACGATGCCGTCGCTGAGATGGCCGAGCAGGTCGATCAGCTGAACAAACTGAAGACCAAGTGAGTATCGCGTAATGCCCCATCCTTCATAGGGTCTTGTGGGGCCCTGTTTACCTTTCTTTCGCAGGTCTGGTTGCAAGTGCCCTAACGACGCCACAAAGGGATTGCTGTTTGGTTGGAATGCGCGAAACGGTTGATCTAAACTGCatatttctttctcttttctttctcgCAATCTATATCTGCTCttgccaaacaaacaaaaaatctcttGCTTCTCGTACGCTCGTGGGGTGATATTTGCGGgaaatatgaaaacaaaacgcaataCTAACCAGGGCTGAACATGACCGCGCTAACATGTACAATGAGCTGAACAACACTCGTACTGCCTGCGATCAGCTGTCCCGCGAAAAGGTAACGTATCGGACACAGCCATGGAAAGGCATCTGCTCTTTCATACCACCGACGACCGCGTGCCCATGGGTGTACAACATGAATTACACTACAacaagggaaaacaaaaagccgAAGGAATCGACTAGCTTTCCTTTTCACCTCCTTCCCTATATTACATATCCAACCAAAGCAAAATTCAACCAACGAAGCAATTGAACCGATCCACAAACAGAGTACCAGACACGGACAGCAACACAACGGCAACAGAAGTGGCGATTGTGGCACATAACATAGAATGTGCTAAAGATGATCTTCATCTGCCTAGCAAACGTTGACAATTTCTATCAAAATCGAATATGTTTCATTTACAAACGAATGGTCCAACACAGAAATCATATATTCTCTTTCTGTTCACAATACTTATTCTCCTCAGAGCTGAGAAAGAGCGTACTCAATACTTTGCTGAGTTGAACGATGCCCGCATCGGTTGCGATCAGCTTTCCAATGAAAAGGTATACAGAGGCCATTAGCAATATTCAGCGTTCTTGTGCTCTTTCCGCTGCTGAATACTACTGATCTTACTAAAGAGTTGAATTTCATAGCTCTCTAAAACTTTCTACCAGAATCATTTTTAACCGTTTTGCTTCTTAAAATCTATAAGCAATTTACTACAACCCAATGCGCAGGCTAAAACACTACTGCAAACGATGTCTTTATTGACTTGCCGAATTACGCTGTAAATATATTTCGCCTTCTTTTCGAATGTATCGCCGTAAGCTCTACTCTGAGTAATCTTCTAAATTGAAATATTGGCTGCCTCTTCAACAATTTACTCTACTGCCAAATTCATTCATactaacacacatacacacaaacattcacTTTCTATCATTACTACTGTGTATATGACAAATTCCATTTCTACTTCAGTAAATTTACACACTTATATTTCCTTTAAAATTTCACTAGCCATACCAATTCACATAACCATCTTGTTGATACACTCACTCGGCTATACGCATCCTCTGTACAGAGCCAGATGTTTGACTACTGCGTACAGCGCAGCATGTGCCACTTGCTAACCCGTTTCTTTGATCGTGATGTACACAGGCCGCCCAGGAGAAGATCGccaagcagctgcagcacacTCTGAACGAAGTACAAAGCAAGTTGGACGAAACCAACCGCACTCTGAACGATTTCGATGCCTCCAAGAAGAAGCTGTCGATCGAGAACTCCGATCTGCTGCGCCAGCTGGAGGACGCCGAGTCGCAGGTGTCGCAGCTGAGCAAGATCAAGATCTCGCTCACTCAGCAGCTCGAGGATACCAAGCGTCTTGCCGACGAGGAGGCTCGCGAGCGCGCCACCCTGCTGGGCAAGTTCCGCAACCTGGAGCACGACCTGGACAACCTGCGCGAGCAGGTTGAGGAGGAGGCTGAGGGCAAGGGAGACATCCAGCGCCAGCTCAGCAAGGCCAACGCTGAGGCTCAGCTGTGGCGCAGCAAGTACGAGTCGGAGGGCGTTGCCCGTGCCGAGGAGCTCGAGGAGGCCAAGCGTAAGCTGCAGGCCCGCCTTGCCGAGGCTGAGGAGACCATCGAGTCGCTGAACCAGAAGTGCATTGCACTGGAGAAGACCAAGCAGCGCCTGGCCACCGAGGTCGAGGATCTGCAGCTCGAGGTTGACCGTGCCTCGTCGATTGCCAACGCTGctgagaagaagcagaaggcGTTCGACAAGATCATTGGAGAATGGAAGCTGAAGGTCGACGATCTGGCCGCCGAGCTGGATGCCTCGCAGAAGGAGTGCCGCAACTACTCGACCGAGCTGTTCCGTCTGAAGGGTGCCTACGAGGAGGGCCAGGAGCAGCTTGAAGCCGTCCGCCGTGAGAACAAGAACTTGGCCGATGAGGTCAAGGATCTGCTGGACCAGATCGGTGAGGGTGGCCGCAACATCCACGAGATCGAGAAGTCGCGCAAGCGCCTGGAGGCCGAGAAGGACGAGCTGCAGGCCGCCCTCGAGGAGGCTGAAGCCGCCCTGGAGCAGGAGGAGAACAAGGTTCTGCGTGCTCAGCTTGAACTGTCTCAGGTCCGTCAAGAAATTGACCGCCGCATCCAGGAGAAGGAAGAAGAGTTCGAGAACACTCGCAAGAACCACCAGCGCGCCCTGGACTCGATGCAGGCTTCCCTGGAGGCCGAAGCCAAGGGCAAGGCCGAGGCTCTGCGTATGAAGAAGAAGCTGGAAGCCGACATCAACGAGCTGGAGATTGCTCTGGATCACGCCAACAAGGtaagcaaacgaacgaacagcATCCCCATCCGGTGCCAGCAGCACCATCTGAAACAAAACTAACCCGATAATCCACTCGTTTCATACGCAGGCTAACGCTGAGGCCCAGAAGAACATCAAGcgctaccagcagcagctgaaggaCGTCCAGAGCGCCCTGGAGGAGGAACAGCGCGCCCGCGACGATGCCCGCGAGCAGCTGGGTATCTCGGAGCGCCGTGCCAACGCTCTCCAGAACGAACTGGAGGAGTCGCGCACCCTGTTGGAGCAGGCCGACCGTGGCCGTCGCCAGGCCGAGCAGGAGCTCAGCGATGCTCACGAGCAGCTGAACGAAGTGTCCGCCCAGAACGCTTCGATCGCCGCCGCCAAGAGGAAGCTCGAGTCTGAGCTGCAGACCCTGCACTCCGACCTGGATGAGCTGCTGAACGAGGCCAAGAACTCCGAGGAGAAGGCCAAGAAGGCTATGGTTGATGCCGCTCGTCTGGCTGATGAGCTGCGCGCCGAGCAGGACCATGCCCAGACCCAGGAGAAGCTGCGCAAGGCGCTTGAGCAGCAGATCAAGGAGCTGCAGGTCCGCCTGGATGAGGCCGAATCGAACGCCCTGAAGGGAGGCAAGAAGGCTATCCAGAAGCTGGAGCAGCGCGTCCGCGAGCTCGAGTCGGAGCTGGACAGCGAACAGAGACGACATGCCGATGCCCAGAAGAACCTGCGCAAGTCGGAGCGTCGCATCAAGGAGCTGACCTTCCAGTCGGAGGAAGACCGCAAGAACCACGAGCGCATGCAGGATCTGGTTGACAAGCTGCAGCAGAAGATCAAGACTTACAAGAGGCAGATTGAGGAAGCCGAGGAGATCGCCGCCCTCAACTTGGCCAAGTTCCGTAAGGCCCAGCAGGAGCTGGAGGAAGCCGAGGAGCGTGCCGACATTGCCGAACAAGCTGCCACCAAATTCCGCACCAAGGGAGGACGTGCCGGTTCCGTACAGCGTGGTGCTAGCCCAGCAGTAAGTACCATGTAAACAAGGGCTGGTCCCAGCCCCCTCTCGCCTCAGTCAGCATGCCATCAACCTTTTTCGCAGTGCTTTTCAACCCAATGTTCTATCTGAGTACTTTTGAATCATCCACGCCATTTTTAACCGCTCGTGCTGCACAGGCAGCCGAGCGCGCAACGCGAACCCTTTGCtagaggaaaaaagaaaagaaaggttAGCCATCTGAATTCACTCATTTGCGCGGTTTGGCCAATTTTTATTACTAGTGGGCACCAGAGAGGGGCCATTCAGAATAAAGTCGAGTCGCGAATTTGTTAAGAAacgaaatagaaaataattgaGCGGATTACGGCTTCGTGCAGAGGATCCGACCTAGCTTAGCTTCTCTCTCCTCAGCTGAACCCTTAAGAAGATaaagaaaacagaacaaaaaacagaaacaacagcaacatcagcgTAAAATCCTTTCACACCTCGGTGAAAAACTTTATTCGAGAAGAATAAAATCGAATGATGCGAATGATATAATGATAACTTAGCTGCAATTTTCATCACCCTAGTTCGCTTTCCGTTGTGGGTTTTCTacagttttgtttgctacATAGCTATATCATCTCAACCGCAACGAATCTTTTCTTACTACTTACCCACTCTTTTGTatcttgtttatttattttttttatatctacCTTTGTATTTGCTATCGAATCtaccttttgtttttgttttatatccTACTGTTACCGCGAAGATGCTTCTCTCTTCATCCATTAAACCGAATGCAATCAGAATTACCAAATACAGTTGTACTGGAAGTCTGctaaaacgaaacgaaaccaataattcttcctttctttgtaTCAATCCAGCCGTCGGTGGTCAGAGCGTAAAGCGTGTCCGCTGACTCCCAAGCAGTTGTGTTTGATTGAGAGTATGTGTATGCGAACCGTTTTTACGACCAAAGAAATCCCAAAAGAATCCCGAAGCCTTCCTAGCAACCCCCCTCTCTACTGATACGATTGCGATTATTCCTTCGactcttcgtcttcttctgcCTTCACTTCTAcgtcttattcttcttctcgcCACCGAGCTGCAACTGCACTTCTGCAAAGAGCAAACTTTATGATacgactgtgtgtgtatgtgtgtatccAAAACGAAACTAGAACCCAAAATCCCACCATTGCAAAGTATCCGCCACCTACCATAGCGTTCGGCTTGATCAGGCCAACCAGTAAGTGCTCTTTAGCTCTCCGCAAGCCACCGATAATGGGGTTTTGCATGAGcaagtttattattttctgtttctttttttgtgttacaaTAACATATTTACCAAACATTTCCAATTGTTTCAATTGTTCCCCGTTATTGTACCCTATTTCCGTACCTACTCCAACAATCTGTAAAGGATGTCTTATACTCCTTCTCTCTCTgtattcctttttgtttctgctAATCTACTGATATTTTACCAAAACGACTAAATGTCTCCAACCAATGAAGCACCCATTAACCGAGAGCATTGTGTAGTATTATTAGCCTCATTGTCTCATTAGTGTACTATTTGTAATCGACCCGATTTAATCACATCACACCGAACAGCCCTGTACAACTCGATCATCCGCCAAACGAGCCCCTCTCATCTCACGATCGAACATACGAACGAACCCTTGAACAAGCTGGCGATGCGCAATGGGAGTTCCACCTCATTTTACTACCTACCTTTCTTCAGAAATCAGAATCGTCAATTTCTTTCACTCGATAGCACACATTatgcacagtgtgtaaaccaTTTGAGCATGGTTTCATTTCTCATGCATTTCTGGGAAGCTGTTCCCTTGGAACGACGCACAGCCATCTCATGGCATACTCACATCACATTTCATTcggtgagagtgtgtgtgtgcaatgtgttgtttttaccATTTTCTCTAACTGTCAGCTGTCGTAGAAGTTTCTTATCCCCCCATTAGCTGCCGGTGCAAAAGCCGGCTCCAAGCTACCCTACCCCCGCCACTCACTTCCTTCGCACAGCTTACCAAAAGCAATACTGACTCTGGGGTACGACCCCTGCcgtttctcttctctttttgcAGCCCCAGAGACAGCCGTCTGCCATGCCTGCTCTTGCAGGACTGAACCTTCCCACATTCGACGATCACGGTTTCTAAATTCGTTCAGCACACAACACCAACCCCCAAACAGCAACAGAACAACAGCGCAGTACACCACCTTCAGCAGCACAGGGAGTCACACCATCCAACCCTGTGTGCATCTGTTAACACTTTAGTGTCGTAACCCCGCACCAGCAAAACAAGTGTCCGCTAATCCTTTCTGTGAGTCGAGGTGTGTCCGTTCTAATGATCAGCTCCTTCTCCACGCATATCAACCCGGGGCAGCGGCACAGCGCACAAATTCGCCCTTCCCGTCAGTGACCCGCCGCCGGAAGTCGTTCGAAGCCGTTAACTATCGAAtacaaaacatgaaaaaagaGACACGTAACAACATCAACATAAAATGTACCGCGCCGGTACACAGGGAGCTAAGGAATGGGGCACGAaacatcaccagcagcaacatcgGTGCCGCGTTCGGTAAGCCAGAAAAGTAGGTAGCGGATGGAGAACGGAAAGTACTTTCGGACCACCTGTCATCCACCCGCGTCCGGACAGAggaaggaaaagggaaaagaatcAAATCTTACAGCAGCGTCGCAAATGGAAAGCTaactaaaaaaagaaaaaagagacacacaacacacgagcACGAGCAAAAAATACAAAGTTTAGGACATCTACTATCAATGGAAACACGTACGTTTGATTGGACAAACGGTTTTACGTTAAAGCTAATACGTCAGCCCTTTAAACTAGAACGCTAAAACagatttgttcttttttggcaCTTTCCCCTTCCTTCTTGGCTGTTGCTTTCCGCTTTTCTGCACCTGCACCTACTTTTCACCCCGGCACCCGGACGCATTCCTGACCCCATTGCCGGCGCGCCATCGAAATCGACAACCGAAATTCATCTCCATCACGAATCAGTGCGGTTACGGCCGCGGTTCGGTGAAATGAAGCGCCGGGCTGCACGCCCGTGTTCGAAGTGTGTCGGTCGGAAGACGATCTATTGAAACGAATGCGATCACCCTGAAAATCAACAGCGACCACGTGAGGCCCACATGAAGAAAAGCCAACAGCGACACGTGGAGTTCCCTGAACCCTCCAtatgcaaaagaagaaaacacaaaagcaTAAAGAGCGAAAATCAATCCCACtcggaagaagatgaagaacaaaaacaaaaagaaaacattcacgctaagcaaaagcaacaacaacaacggctttgcacaattgaattgaaaaacaaTCCGTTTTATATATCCGCTGTACTGCGAGTTGGTGACGACGAAGGTGGTGTGGGACATTTGAACCAAAGAGATCGATACTAAGAAGAACCCAAGGAAAACcatgaaaaactaaacaaacggAATACTTAGACATTAATGAACATCAAAACAGAAATGATAATGATTTGCAAATAGTGTTTATACAGAGTTTTTACTTCAAACCTATCCCATATTTGCTTTTGTACACCACCAACCAACGTTCAGTTTTAAATTATCCGTCGAACAAAGTTTCATTTACTATCTCCAGTTCCCTTTTCCCCAATTGCCACAGACACAACAGTCAACTCCACCCTTCGTTCTTCGAGTATGGTTTTGTacgttgtttaattttttgtatcCGTGGCAAACAGTTTTCGctctgaatgttttttttaattatattttttataacaaaagtaatacaaaatgtatttatttttataatttaaaaagatGAGAGAAGGTAATAATAACGAAATAAGATACTTCTATTCGAAAATGAATGCAACTGTGTGATTGGTTTCGGGTTCGGGAGCGATCGGGGAAAatctgggggggggggggggtgggggggtgtTTAACCATGATATCACAAGCACTTATTAGCATTATGTTGTGGAAAGAAACATTATAAAGGCTGCAGTAAATAGACGAAGCTTAATAAAAGCAACAAGGGTTAGAATATGATCGAAGCTGCAACTTTTTCGCCATATTTTTCACGCGCGCGCTCCATCCTTCGTAGGTTGAGTGTACCAAGTGCTGCTTACACGTTGGGAAATCAGCAACATTAAGATTACGATAATGTGAGGCGCGATCACTTACTCGTTTGACGCGCAAGCTTCTACAAAGTTGGGTGACATCGATTCCCAACCAGACCGACGTTCAGTTACAAAGAATGGCTATCCGGTTATGAAATAGTAGTAAGTGTTCCTGTGTAGAGAAGTATAACCACACATATCGTAACGccatagaagaaaaagaatgtCAAGatcaatgttttatttgtgtatAATTATACACATACTTATCTTAGgatattgtttaatttttgaattgtttgtttCTCGTTCTTTAGATAACAGTGATCCGTGTGAACGTTTCTAAAAAGTTGAATGCTTACAGGAGTTTCATCCCTGATTCATCCCGATAACAATGAGCAGTTTAGGCAGGAGAATGATAGATcggagcgagagcgagagcgactCGAGAGCATTAGATAAACGAAAGTGAGCGAAGACGGGCGTTTATTGGAAATGAACGAATAAAGTACcgttatattattattcttattattattcttattcttattattagtattattattatagttattattattattattattattattattattattattattattatgatgatgattattattattattattattattattattattattattattttattattattattattattattttattattattattattattattattattattattattattattattattattattattattattattattattattattattattattataattattattattattattattattattattattattattattattattattcttgttattattattattattattattattattattattattattattattattattattattattattattattattattattattattattattattattattattattattattattattattattattattattattattattattattattattattattattattattattattattattattattattattgttattattattattattattattattattcttgttattattattattattattattattattattattattattattattattattattattattattattattattattattattattattattattattattattattattattattattattattattattattattattattattattattattattattattattattattattattattattattattattattattattattgttattattattattattattattattattattattattattattattattattattattattattattattattattattattattactattattattattattattattattattattattattattattattattattattattattattatcgcAGCTGATGGATCTGAGAAACACAAAGTGCCTGAATGCCAATGATACCTACCCCTCCTATTTTTCGTGGCAGGGTTACTCTCTCGACGGATGCTTTTAGGTGACGCGagagattattattattattatcaatattattactattattaacATTTTACTGAAGTTTTTTGAGCTGAAGATTCAGTAATCCTTGCAGTAAAAGAAATGTTAACTGAATCATTCGGTAATGTTCGGGGCTCTCCAAAATGACTGCTCGTTTACTAAAATTACAATAAAGCCTTTCGcatattactgatttttcagtagtTGGTAGCTATTAAAAAGCGATGGAATATTGCTTTAAAATTAAGTTTTTATTAATGCAAAGATATTGCCAGTCCCTCAGTTCATATTCATCAATGTTTTACGTTATTTGatacagtttttatactgttTTTTGCCATAACATTTGATGATGGCTCAGTAATCGCTCACAGACATCACGAAATTTTAGCAACCACAGTTAATTGTGGCAAAGATGTTAAACACCAACACGACCGCAAATACTTTAAAATTAGTTCTGCAAGTCGAAATATCACCTTATTTTTATCGGGATGACTGTAACCATCTAccaaattaaattttgatcATCATGCGCAAGAGGACACCGCGTTACTTTGTTTTGATGTCGATTTGACATAatgaattgctgcattttcagtaatttgttttgttgatattCAGTGAAACGACCAATTTGACACtgattttactgattttcagttaaattttcattactgaaatgcattcagtaAATTGTGTTACTGCAAATAagtaaaaacatgacattTTTGCTGAAAAccagtaaaatattctattactgTATcgtttcagcaaaaaaaaactttgctgaagcaggatgagaaaatttgccGTGTAAGAATGGGAAtggatttatgaaaaaaattgtGCGTTAAAAGGGATATTTAAAGAGCTTTACAGACAATACTTTcaacataataaaataatgaacatGTTCAATTATACATTTACTAATTTATATTGGTTTCTTTTAATTGATCAAcagtgaaatgtttcattgtAAGTTATCACTTTATTTTACACTCTTCAATGGGATATTCTAGTCACCCGTATTTCCCGTAGCAAATAATAAGCAGCAAAATTAATAAAGTCGTTTTGGGACTAAAAACATTACAGCTATGAATCATTCCGCATATGCATAGTTTACGACCTTTCCTTTGGTGTAACCCAAGTTAATAGTATAATGATGAAGCAATGCGCATTCTTATTCCTCTCTGCATTGTTTGCTGTCTCTTTTAAAAACAACTTTGCTGTTCATTCAAAAGCTGTTTCAATGCACAGTAGTACAGTAACGCTTTACGATCGCTGGGTTCAGCACTATATACTATGCACGCTGATCATGTTTAGTCTTTCCCCTATTAGCCATCATTTCTGGCTGATATTGTTTGGGCTGCACACGAGCTAGTTGTAAATTTTGTGCAATATACTGCGAAAACCACGAACTGAGCCGTTTGCCCGCACCAAACTCTTCACACGTAGCCAGAAACACATCATTCAGCTGTGGCAAGATCGCATGATCGAGTGTCGGAAAGAGATGATGCAAATAGTGATCACCGAAGGTGGTTAACACTTTCAACAACGATCCCTCCACACCTCTTCGCTCTACAATTGTGGCCATCTGGTAAAgtccaaaatccatgtcattactaccgaaaagaaaagaaagagataatAGGTTTAATATGATTCGATAGTGAAATTAACATAGAAATCTGTGTAGGAAAACGTACGGAAATAAATCACCGGAATGCAGTGCTTTCGGATGATGATGGCCAGCGCTCAGTCCAATAAGCCCAAAGAAGAAGCTGGCCATCAACACCACAAACAGCCACAGTTGGAAAATTACACCGATGCGTTCCGGATTGGTAGCGTACATAAAGGCGGGCAGCAGGAAAGGAATTAGATCGTCCAGATGAAACCGGTTCTTCCCTTGGCTGAAGCTATCCATCAACCGCTTGAGGTACTCGCTCAGAAAGATCGAGCCGTATATAAACGGCCCATAGAACCAGGAACCGTACCGCTGGAAGCTGTTCTTAAGATCCGCCCACGGTAGATAGCACAGGAAGGGCTCGAACGACGAAATTTCCATATCGAGCACTGAATTCGGGAACAGGTGGTGAGAAATGGCGTGCGATACACGCCACTCCCTGAAAGAGTTCAAAACAACGAGAGATACAGTAAAAATAACTATATAACACAATTTTACCTGACGCACAACTTACCGATAGCTAAGAAACGCAATGTTAAACGCGTACATGCGCCAGTTATCTCGCTGGTGTAGAAAATTGTGCGCCGCAATTACGGTTGCGTTTACGCAGATGGCACAAACTATTCCAATGGCGAAACTTTCTAGCCTGACGGCTAGGTAGGCGGTCAGCATCACGCACACTATCAGTCCATCCACTATCTGGCGCGAGCGTTCCTTTGGCGCGGGATTCACGCGGCCCAACTGTTCCCTGATACGCTGCTTGAGGGTTCGATAGAATCCATGCTCGTGAAACGTTAGCCTACAGTTGCGTGGTTG
Proteins encoded:
- the LOC120956570 gene encoding myosin heavy chain, muscle isoform X23, which translates into the protein MPKPPVQVGEDPDPTEFLFVSLEQKRIDQSKPYDSKKACWVPEEKEGYVLGEIKATKGELVTVALPGGEEKNFKKEQLSQVNPPKFEKVEDMADLTYLNEAAVLHNLRQRYYSKLIYTYSGLFCVVINPYKRYPLYTNRCAKMYRGKRRNEVPPHLFAVSDGAYVNMLTNHENQSMLITGESGAGKTENTKKVIAYFATIGASGKKDENAEKKGSLEDQVVQTNPVLEAFGNAKTVRNDNSSRFGKFIRIHFTGSGKLAGADIETYLLEKARVISQQTLERSYHIFYQIMSGSVKGLKEKCLLSNNIHDYHIVAQGKTTIPSVDDGEEMQITDEAFNVLGFTQEEKDNIYRITSAVMHMGRMQFKQKGREEQAEADGTEDGDRVAKLLGVGTDDLYKNLLKPRIKVGNEFVTKGQNKDQVTNSVGALCKGIFDRLFKWLVKKCNETLDTKQKRAQFIGVLDIAGFEIFDFNGFEQLCINFTNEKLQQFFNHHMFVLEQEEYKKEGINWAFIDFGMDLLACVELIEKPMGILSILEEESMFPKATDQTFAEKLMTNHLGKSAPFMKPRPPKPGIPAGHFAIGHYAGVVSYNITGWLEKNKDPLNDTVVDQFKKGSNALMVEIFADHPGQSADPAAAKGGRGKKGAGFATVSSSYKEQLNNLMTTLKSTQPHFVRCIIPNEMKTAGVVDAHLVMHQLTCNGVLEGIRICRKGFPNRMMYPDFKLRYLILAPAAMQAETEGKKAAEKCFEAIGLDPDSYRIGHTKVFFRAGVLGQMEEFRDERLSKIMSWMQAWCRGYLSRKEFKKMQEQRVSLEIVQRNLRKYLKLRTWAWWKLWQKVKPLLNVSRVEDQIAKLEEKATKAQEAYEKEEKLRKELEALNSKLLAEKTALLDSLSGEKGALQEYQEKAAKLTAQKNDLENQLRDTQERLAQEEDARNQLFQTKKKLEQEIGSQKKDAEDLELQIQKIEQDKASKDHQIRNLNDEIAHQDELINKLNKEKKMQGEVNQKTAEELQAAEDKVNHLNKVKAKLEQTLDELEDSLEREKKLRGDVEKAKRKVEGDLKLTQEAVADLERNKKELEQTVLRKDKEISALSAKLEDEQSLVGKLQKQIKELQARIEELEEEVEAERQARAKAEKQRADLARELEELGERLEEAGGATSAQIELNKKREAELAKLRRDLEEANIQHEGTLANLRKKHNDAVAEMAEQVDQLNKLKTKAEKERTQYFAELNDARIGCDQLSNEKAAQEKIAKQLQHTLNEVQSKLDETNRTLNDFDASKKKLSIENSDLLRQLEDAESQVSQLSKIKISLTQQLEDTKRLADEEARERATLLGKFRNLEHDLDNLREQVEEEAEGKGDIQRQLSKANAEAQLWRSKYESEGVARAEELEEAKRKLQARLAEAEETIESLNQKCIALEKTKQRLATEVEDLQLEVDRASSIANAAEKKQKAFDKIIGEWKLKVDDLAAELDASQKECRNYSTELFRLKGAYEEGQEQLEAVRRENKNLADEVKDLLDQIGEGGRNIHEIEKSRKRLEAEKDELQAALEEAEAALEQEENKVLRAQLELSQVRQEIDRRIQEKEEEFENTRKNHQRALDSMQASLEAEAKGKAEALRMKKKLEADINELEIALDHANKANAEAQKNIKRYQQQLKDVQSALEEEQRARDDAREQLGISERRANALQNELEESRTLLEQADRGRRQAEQELSDAHEQLNEVSAQNASIAAAKRKLESELQTLHSDLDELLNEAKNSEEKAKKAMVDAARLADELRAEQDHAQTQEKLRKALEQQIKELQVRLDEAESNALKGGKKAIQKLEQRVRELESELDSEQRRHADAQKNLRKSERRIKELTFQSEEDRKNHERMQDLVDKLQQKIKTYKRQIEEAEEIAALNLAKFRKAQQELEEAEERADIAEQAATKFRTKGGRAGSVQRGASPAPQRQPSAMPALAGLNLPTFDDHGF